A single genomic interval of Lathyrus oleraceus cultivar Zhongwan6 chromosome 7, CAAS_Psat_ZW6_1.0, whole genome shotgun sequence harbors:
- the LOC127106452 gene encoding lysine histidine transporter-like 8, which produces MGKVVDESEYMRSEVALLHFSDANFKSPLSPLFIHIHDDDDQTSFDSEPEPSSTEQQNEQQHPKDEWLPLTESRNGNAYYAAFHILNSNIGFQALMLPLAFSTLGWIWGSVCLSIAFIWQLYTIFLLIELHESVSGKRHSRYLFLAMSAFGERLGKVAALFPVMYLSGGSCVMFIITGGGTMKLLFKILCENDNGTTCGAHSPNGVEWFLVFTCLAILIAQLPNLNSMAAVSLVGAVASISYCTIFWSLSVKKGRPMGVSYKTTLVPQESTLVKISDILNAIGIIVLAFRGHNLVLEIQGTLPSNLKETSKEPMRRGVTISYILIAMCVFPLSIAGFWAYGNKIPSDRGLLTAFPQFHKQQVTKFSIGAIYVLVILHCLSSFQVYAMPVFDNLELRYTSLKNQKCPRWLRTCFRLFFGGFTFSIAVTFPFLPSLAALIGGMTLVPLTYAYPCFMWLAIKKPRTKGIVWWFNLVLGCLGMVLSVVLVAAAIRTLADKGLNANFFKP; this is translated from the exons TTCAAATCTCCATTATCTCCTTTGTTCATACACattcatgatgatgatgatcaAACCAGTTTTGACTCTGAACCTGAGCCCTCATCAACGGAGCAGCAGAATGAACAACAACATCCAAAAGATGAATGGCTTCCACTAACTGAATCAAGAAATGGAAATGCATATTATGCAGCTTTTCATATTCTAAATTCCAACATTGGTTTTCAAGCTCTCATGCTTCCTCTTGCCTTTTCCACTCTTGGTTG GATCTGGGGTAGTGTGTGTTTGTCAATAGCATTCATTTGGCAACTTTATACAATTTTTCTTCTAATTGAGCTTCATGAATCTGTCTCTGGAAAACGTCACAGTAGATATCTCTTCCTTGCAATGTCTGCATTTG GTGAAAGATTAGGAAAAGTAGCAGCACTATTTCCAGTAATGTACCTATCAGGAGGTAGTTGTGTAATGTTTATAATCACTGGTGGTGGAACAATGAAGCTACTATTCAAGATTCTCTGCGAAAACGATAATGGGACAACATGCGGTGCGCACTCACCGAACGGGGTGGAGTGGTTCTTAGTGTTTACTTGTTTGGCCATACTGATTGCTCAGTTGCCTAATCTCAACTCAATGGCTGCTGTCTCTTTGGTGGGAGCTGTTGCCTCTATCAGTTACTGCACAATCTTTTGGTCACTTTCTGTTAAGAAAGGCAGGCCAATGGGTGTTTCCTACAAAACTACGTTGGTTCCACAAGAATCAACCTTGGTGAAGATTAGTGACATTTTGAATGCTATTGGAATCATTGTGCTAGCTTTTCGAGGTCACAATCTTGTACTAGAAATTCAGGGAACTCTACCTTCTAATTTGAAAGAAACATCAAAAGAACCAATGCGCAGAGGAGTCACCATTTCATATATACTCATTGCCATGTGTGTCTTTCCTCTCTCAATTGCTGGATTTTGGGCATATGGAAACAAG ATACCTTCTGATAGAGGATTATTAACAGCATTCCCACAATTCCACAAACAACAAGTAACAAAATTCTCAATTGGTGCAATCTATGTTCTAGTGATACTGCATTGTTTGAGTAGCTTCCAAGTCTACGCCATGCCTGTTTTTGATAACTTGGAGCTAAGATACACATCCTTAAAGAATCAGAAATGTCCACGATGGTTGAGAACATGCTTTCGGTTATTCTTTGGAGGGTTCACATTTTCTATAGCAGTAACATTCCCTTTCTTGCCAAGCCTTGCAGCTCTGATAGGTGGAATGACCCTTGTGCCCCTCACATATGCATACCCTTGTTTCATGTGGCTAGCTATTAAGAAACCTCGTACAAAGGGTATAGTATGGTGGTTCAACCTCGTACTTGGTTGCTTAGGGATGGTTCTTAGCGTTGTTTTGGTGGCTGCTGCTATAAGGACTTTGGCTGACAAAGGGTTAAATGCTAATTTCTTCAAACCATGA